A section of the Brachyhypopomus gauderio isolate BG-103 chromosome 13, BGAUD_0.2, whole genome shotgun sequence genome encodes:
- the LOC143474390 gene encoding trypsin-like: MAMLILLTLVGAAVAAPSFDGRIVGGYECSPHSQPWMVSLNYGYHFCGGVLINEQWVLSTAQCWYNPYSMQLILGDHNVRVFEGTEQLLKTDNIIWHPSYNYQTLDYDIMLIKLFHPVKVTDAVRPISLPTGCPYAGMPCTVSGWGSIYSDTSFMPFHLQCADVPVVSDEVCETSYPGLLTQRMLCAGHAEGGQDACSGDAGSPLVCDGEVHGLVSWGQGCGLPGYPGVYVKVCEYLYWIKDVMAANP; the protein is encoded by the exons ATGGCGATGCTTATTCTGCTGACACTAGTGGGAGCTGCTG tggcaGCACCCAGCTTTGATGGAAGGATTGTGGGAGGCTATGAATGCAGCCCTCACTCACAGCCATGGATGGTCTCACTCAACTATGGTTATCACTTCTGTGGTGGCGTGCTCATCAATGAACAGTGGGTGCTCTCTACTGCCCAGTGCTGGTACAA TCCATACAGCATGCAGCTGATTTTGGGTGATCACAATGTACGTGTGTTTGAAGGCACGGAGCAGCTTCTGAAGACAGACAACATCATCTGGCACCCCAG CTATAATTACCAGACTCTGGACTACGACATCATGCTGATTAAGCTCTTCCACCCAGTGAAAGTGACTGATGCTGTTAGACCCATATCTCTGCCCACTGGTTGTCCATATGCAGGGATGCCGTGTACCGTCTCTGGGTGGGGATCTATCTACTCTGACACCT CATTTATGCCTTTCCACCTGCAGTGTGCGGATGTGCCAGTTGTGAGTGACGAGGTGTGTGAGACGTCCTACCCTGGTCTGCTGACTCAAAGGATGCTGTGTGCCGGCCATGCCGAGGGGGGCCAAGATGCGTGCAGC GGCGATGCCGGCAGCCCGCTAGTATGCGATGGAGAGGTCCATGGCCTGGTGTCGTGGGGTCAGGGCTGTGGTCTGCCAGGCTACCCAGGAGTGTATGTCAAGGTGTGCGAGTACCTCTACTGGATCAAAGATGTCATGGCTGCCAACCCTTAA
- the LOC143474391 gene encoding serine protease 1-like translates to MMILLLALLGTAAAAPLNDKIVGGYECESHSKPWQVTLNIGYHYCGGSLINDQWVISAAHCWIDPYAQIVILGEHHIWMYEGTEQYMGVDAIYWHHSYDYLSLDFDIMLMKLSHPVTTNKFVKPIALPKACPTPGDMCVVSGWGNIYSDSVFNPFNLQCVEVPILSHEVCENSYPGKITNNMICAGYLEGGKDACQGDSGGPLVCNGVLQGIVSWGYGCAQPDLPGVYTKVCALLPWIHDILENY, encoded by the exons ATGATGATCTTACTGTTAGCACTTCTGGGTACTGCAG CTGCAGCACCATTGAATGATAAGATAGTTGGTGGTTATGAGTGCGAGTCTCACTCTAAGCCTTGGCAAGTTACTCTGAACATTGGATATCATTACTGTGGTGGCTCCCTCATCAATGATCAATGGGTCATTTCTGCTGCCCACTGCTGGATTGA CCCATATGCCCAAATTGTTATCCTGGGAGAGCACCACATCTGGATGTATGAGGGTACAGAACAGTACATGGGTGTGGATGCCATCTACTGGCACCATAGTTATGATTACCTGTCTCTAGACTTTGACATCATGCTGATGAAGCTGTCTCACCCTGTCACCACAAATAAGTTTGTCAAGCCTATTGCTCTGCCTAAGGCTTGTCCTACTCCTGGGGACATGTGCGTGGTGTCTGGCTGGGGCAACATCTATTCAGATTCAG TGTTCAACCCATTTAACCTCCAGTGTGTAGAAGTGCCAATTctctcccatgaggtgtgtgaAAACTCCTATCCAGGCAAGATCACAAATAACATGATCTGCGCTGGCTATCTGGAGGGAGGCAAGGATGCTTGTCAG GGTGATTCTGGTGGTCCTCTGGTGTGTAACGGTGTACTGCAGGGCATTGTATCATGGGGTTATGGCTGTGCCCAGCCTGATCTCCCTGGTGTCTACACCAAAGTTTGTGCTCTGCTGCCCTGGATACATGACATTCTTGAAAATTACTAG